The following proteins are encoded in a genomic region of Corynebacterium atypicum:
- the rplB gene encoding 50S ribosomal protein L2, producing the protein MAIRKYKPTTPGRRASSVSKFEEITRSTPEKSLLRPLSKTGGRNVHGHITTRHKGGGHKRRYRVIDFRRADKDGIPAKVAHIEYDPNRTANIALLHYADGEKRYIIAPKGLKQHAVLEAGPEADIKVGNNLPLRNIPTGTTIHAVELKPGAGAKLARSAGTSIQLLGKEGSYAVLRMPSSEIRRVDIRCRATVGEVGNADQINIRWGKAGRMRWKGVRPTVRGVVMNPVDHPHGGGEGRTSGGRHPVSPWGQKEGRTRNPNRYSNNMIVRRRRSRNKKR; encoded by the coding sequence ATGGCTATTCGTAAATATAAGCCGACAACTCCGGGTCGCCGCGCCAGCTCCGTTTCCAAGTTCGAGGAAATCACTCGTTCTACCCCGGAAAAGAGCCTGCTGCGCCCGCTGAGCAAGACCGGCGGCCGTAACGTCCACGGCCACATCACCACCCGGCACAAGGGCGGCGGCCACAAGCGCCGTTACCGCGTGATCGACTTTCGCCGTGCCGACAAAGACGGTATTCCGGCCAAGGTCGCGCACATCGAGTACGACCCGAACCGCACTGCCAACATCGCCCTGCTGCACTACGCAGACGGTGAGAAGCGCTACATCATCGCCCCGAAGGGCCTCAAGCAGCACGCCGTGCTTGAGGCTGGTCCGGAAGCAGACATCAAGGTGGGCAACAACCTGCCGCTGCGCAACATTCCGACCGGTACCACGATCCACGCCGTCGAACTGAAGCCGGGCGCGGGCGCCAAGCTCGCCCGTTCGGCGGGCACGTCGATTCAGCTTCTCGGTAAGGAAGGCAGCTACGCCGTGCTGCGTATGCCGTCCAGCGAAATCCGCCGGGTCGATATCCGCTGCCGGGCCACCGTCGGCGAGGTCGGCAACGCTGACCAGATCAACATCCGCTGGGGCAAGGCCGGCCGCATGCGCTGGAAGGGCGTGCGTCCTACCGTCCGCGGCGTGGTGATGAACCCGGTCGACCACCCGCACGGTGGCGGCGAGGGCCGCACCTCGGGTGGCCGCCACCCGGTCAGCCCGTGGGGCCAGAAGGAAGGCCGCACCCGCAACCCCAACCGGTACTCGAACAACATGATCGTTCGCCGTCGCCGGTCCCGGAACAAGAAGCGCTAA
- the tuf gene encoding elongation factor Tu: MAKAKFERTKPHVNIGTIGHVDHGKTTTTAAITKVLAEKYPEENQAFAFDAIDKAPEEKERGITINISHVEYSTPKRHYAHVDAPGHADYIKNMITGAAQMDGAILVVAATDGPMPQTREHVLLARQVGVPYILVALNKCDMVDDEEIIELVEMEIRELLAEQDYDEEAPIVHISALKALEGDEKWSQSIVDLMDACDESIPDPVRDVDHPFLMPIEDIFTITGRGTVVTGRVERGRLNVNEDVEIIGIKDKSTSTTVTGIEMFRKMLDYTEAGDNCGLLLRGIKREDVERGQVVIKPGAYTPHQEFEGSVYVLSKDEGGRHTPFFDNYRPQFYFRTTDVTGVVHLPEGTEMVMPGDNVDMRVELIQPVAMDEGLRFAIREGSRTVGAGRVTKIIK, from the coding sequence GTGGCAAAGGCGAAGTTCGAGCGTACCAAGCCGCACGTCAACATCGGCACCATCGGTCACGTTGACCACGGCAAGACCACCACCACGGCTGCTATTACCAAGGTGCTGGCCGAGAAGTACCCCGAGGAGAACCAGGCCTTCGCTTTCGACGCCATCGACAAGGCGCCGGAGGAGAAAGAGCGTGGCATTACCATTAACATCTCCCACGTCGAGTACTCCACCCCGAAGCGGCACTACGCTCACGTCGACGCGCCGGGCCACGCCGACTACATCAAGAACATGATCACCGGCGCCGCCCAGATGGACGGCGCGATCCTGGTGGTCGCCGCGACCGACGGCCCGATGCCGCAGACCCGCGAGCACGTGCTGCTGGCCCGTCAGGTTGGCGTGCCCTACATCCTGGTCGCCCTGAACAAGTGCGACATGGTCGACGACGAAGAGATCATCGAGCTCGTCGAGATGGAGATCCGCGAGCTCCTCGCGGAGCAGGATTACGACGAAGAGGCCCCGATCGTTCACATCTCCGCGCTGAAGGCGCTGGAGGGTGACGAGAAGTGGAGCCAGTCCATCGTCGACCTGATGGACGCCTGCGACGAGTCCATCCCGGATCCGGTCCGCGACGTTGACCACCCGTTCCTGATGCCGATCGAGGACATCTTCACCATCACCGGCCGCGGCACCGTGGTCACCGGCCGCGTCGAGCGTGGTCGTCTGAACGTGAACGAGGACGTCGAGATCATCGGCATCAAGGACAAGTCGACCTCGACCACCGTCACCGGTATCGAGATGTTCCGCAAGATGCTGGACTACACCGAGGCTGGCGACAACTGCGGTCTGCTGCTCCGCGGCATCAAGCGCGAGGACGTCGAGCGCGGCCAGGTCGTTATCAAGCCGGGCGCCTACACCCCGCACCAGGAGTTCGAGGGTTCCGTCTACGTTCTGTCCAAGGACGAGGGCGGCCGCCACACCCCGTTCTTCGATAACTACCGTCCGCAGTTCTACTTCCGCACCACCGACGTGACCGGTGTTGTCCACCTGCCGGAGGGCACCGAGATGGTCATGCCGGGCGACAACGTCGACATGCGCGTCGAGCTGATTCAGCCGGTCGCCATGGACGAGGGCCTGCGCTTCGCTATCCGCGAGGGCTCCCGCACCGTGGGCGCTGGCCGCGTCACCAAGATCATCAAGTAA
- the rplC gene encoding 50S ribosomal protein L3, translating to MSENEIKGILGTKLGMTQVFDEENRVVPVTVVEAGPCVVTQIRTKETDGYTAIQIAYGEIDPRKVKKPQAGHFSKAGVTPRRHLAEIRMDDVSGYEVGQDITVEIFEGVELVNVTGISKGKGFAGAMKRHGFAGQGAAHGNQASHRRVGGIGGAATPGRVFKGKRMAGRMGNDRVTTQNLKIQKIDADANLLLIKGAIPGARGGIVTVKTAAKGGAHA from the coding sequence ATGAGTGAAAACGAGATCAAGGGCATTCTGGGTACCAAGCTCGGCATGACCCAGGTCTTCGATGAGGAAAACCGGGTTGTCCCCGTCACCGTCGTCGAGGCCGGGCCGTGCGTGGTCACCCAGATCCGTACCAAGGAAACCGATGGCTACACCGCCATCCAGATCGCCTATGGCGAGATTGACCCCCGTAAGGTGAAGAAGCCGCAGGCCGGCCACTTCTCCAAGGCGGGCGTGACGCCGCGCCGCCATCTGGCGGAGATCCGCATGGACGATGTCTCCGGCTACGAGGTTGGCCAGGACATCACCGTGGAGATCTTTGAGGGTGTCGAGCTGGTCAACGTCACCGGCATCTCCAAGGGCAAGGGCTTTGCCGGCGCCATGAAGCGCCACGGCTTTGCCGGGCAAGGCGCCGCCCACGGTAACCAGGCCTCCCACCGCCGCGTCGGCGGCATCGGCGGGGCCGCTACTCCGGGCCGCGTCTTCAAGGGCAAGCGCATGGCCGGCCGGATGGGTAATGACCGCGTCACCACCCAGAATCTGAAGATTCAAAAGATTGACGCGGATGCCAACCTGCTGCTCATCAAGGGTGCGATCCCGGGTGCGCGCGGGGGCATCGTGACCGTTAAGACCGCAGCGAAGGGCGGTGCTCACGCATGA
- the rpsQ gene encoding 30S ribosomal protein S17, with protein MTENIAQQVSDDVEKSRQKRRIGYVVSDKMQKTIVVEVEDRKQHALYGKIMRTTSRIKAHDENEEAGVGDRVLIEETRPLSKNKHYRLVEIVEKAK; from the coding sequence ATGACTGAGAACATTGCCCAGCAGGTCTCGGACGACGTCGAGAAGAGTCGCCAGAAGCGTCGCATCGGTTACGTCGTTTCGGACAAGATGCAGAAGACGATCGTGGTTGAGGTCGAGGACCGTAAGCAGCACGCGCTGTACGGCAAGATCATGCGCACGACGTCGCGGATCAAGGCTCACGATGAGAACGAGGAAGCCGGCGTCGGTGACCGCGTGCTGATCGAGGAGACCCGACCGCTGTCGAAGAACAAGCACTACCGCCTCGTCGAGATTGTCGAGAAGGCGAAGTAA
- the rplP gene encoding 50S ribosomal protein L16 yields the protein MLIPKRVKYRRQHRPGRSGVSKGGNRVTFGDYAIQALEPAYITNRQIEAARIAINRHIKRGGKVWINIFPDRPLTQKPLGVRMGSGKGPVEKWVANVKPGRILFEMSYPNEETALEALRRAGQKLPCKVRIIKKEDQF from the coding sequence ATGCTTATTCCCAAGCGCGTTAAGTACCGCCGCCAGCACCGGCCGGGTCGTTCCGGCGTGTCCAAGGGCGGCAACCGCGTGACCTTCGGCGACTACGCGATCCAGGCGCTGGAGCCGGCGTACATCACGAACCGTCAGATCGAGGCCGCGCGTATCGCTATCAACCGCCACATCAAGCGTGGCGGCAAGGTCTGGATTAACATTTTCCCGGACCGTCCGCTGACTCAGAAGCCGCTCGGCGTGCGCATGGGTTCCGGTAAGGGCCCCGTGGAGAAGTGGGTGGCTAACGTCAAGCCGGGACGCATCCTCTTCGAGATGAGCTACCCGAACGAGGAGACTGCGCTCGAGGCTCTGCGCCGTGCTGGCCAGAAGCTGCCGTGCAAGGTCCGCATCATCAAGAAGGAGGACCAGTTCTAA
- the rplV gene encoding 50S ribosomal protein L22, protein MSETITSARATARFVRVTPMKARRVIDLVRGKSVSEALAILKYAPQGAAKPVAKVVASAAANAENNFGLDPRTLVISEAYANEGPTMRRFQPRAQGRAFMIRKRTSHITVVVESQKEGAK, encoded by the coding sequence ATGAGTGAGACCATCACCTCCGCCCGCGCCACCGCGCGCTTCGTCCGCGTGACTCCGATGAAGGCCCGTCGCGTGATTGACCTGGTCCGCGGCAAGTCCGTTTCTGAGGCCCTCGCGATCTTGAAGTACGCCCCGCAGGGTGCCGCGAAGCCGGTAGCCAAGGTTGTCGCCTCGGCCGCCGCGAACGCCGAAAACAACTTCGGCTTGGATCCTCGCACCCTGGTCATCTCTGAGGCATACGCCAACGAGGGACCGACGATGCGCCGGTTCCAGCCGCGCGCTCAGGGCCGCGCGTTCATGATCCGCAAGCGCACCAGCCACATCACCGTGGTTGTTGAGAGCCAGAAGGAAGGGGCCAAGTAG
- the rpsS gene encoding 30S ribosomal protein S19 has protein sequence MPRSLKKGPFVDEHLLNKVDAQNDAGTKKVIKTWSRRSTILPDFIGHTFAVHDGRKHVPVYVDDSMVGHKLGEFAPTRTFKGHQKDDKKGRR, from the coding sequence ATGCCACGCAGCCTGAAGAAGGGTCCGTTCGTCGATGAGCACCTCCTCAACAAGGTAGACGCTCAAAACGATGCGGGCACCAAGAAGGTAATCAAGACCTGGTCGCGCCGTTCGACCATCCTGCCGGACTTCATCGGCCACACGTTTGCCGTCCATGACGGGCGCAAGCACGTCCCGGTGTACGTCGACGACTCGATGGTTGGGCACAAGCTCGGCGAGTTCGCGCCCACCAGGACGTTCAAGGGACACCAGAAGGACGACAAGAAGGGACGTCGATAA
- a CDS encoding DUF6286 domain-containing protein, whose translation MHTDASTKPTQPAQTGKQDKAKLGQEPKASPAARWWSVLLGIAFIALGVVAGRELWLRLSDSVQWRSWLDPLLEVIAQNRYEPWMLWIAIGLVVTGLIFIIAAVKPRARTHRRIASTASLWARPVDIARFTTATAKQTPGVGRAQTRVTKKTVHLDVQTTSNAPGIEDSIRQALADRLDPLLGQHAKLKLRTQTPKLPAAAAGKPRGASAGRKAQGEGDTK comes from the coding sequence GTGCACACCGACGCATCCACTAAGCCCACCCAGCCTGCGCAGACCGGGAAGCAGGACAAAGCCAAGCTAGGCCAAGAGCCCAAAGCCTCACCAGCGGCGCGCTGGTGGTCGGTGCTGCTGGGAATTGCCTTTATCGCACTCGGCGTGGTTGCCGGGCGGGAGCTCTGGCTACGCCTGAGCGATTCGGTCCAGTGGCGCAGCTGGCTAGACCCGCTCCTGGAGGTTATCGCCCAGAACCGATACGAACCGTGGATGCTGTGGATTGCTATCGGGCTGGTGGTCACCGGACTCATTTTCATCATCGCGGCGGTTAAGCCGCGGGCCCGCACCCACCGCAGAATAGCGTCTACGGCTTCCCTTTGGGCACGCCCGGTAGACATCGCGCGGTTTACCACGGCTACCGCAAAGCAGACGCCCGGGGTCGGCCGCGCCCAGACCCGAGTGACTAAAAAGACGGTGCACCTCGACGTGCAGACCACCAGCAACGCTCCAGGCATCGAGGATTCCATCCGGCAGGCGTTAGCCGATCGGCTCGATCCGCTGCTTGGCCAGCACGCGAAGCTCAAACTGCGCACCCAGACCCCTAAGCTCCCGGCGGCGGCTGCCGGCAAACCCCGCGGGGCTTCGGCGGGCCGGAAGGCACAAGGCGAGGGAGATACGAAATGA
- a CDS encoding Asp23/Gls24 family envelope stress response protein gives MSARQTRTRDPEPHPAETRGDTLITERALQRVAAAATASVPGTAKSGGGFDRITGLSYPRFDFQIDRLSRVISVEAAIAVTWPAPVTRVAAAVRSTLATWIEDVTDYSVRSVNVVVGNVVDGPRRVSAEQVAAAPLHPLLRPVHAPDRLNVEAPRRVAQSAALSTQRSVAIHVAAETDLRPVKTSRSPRTREIHVAPDQPLRTVEVAPERPLRSVSTAPEAPLDHVRVAPELPLSKVRVAPERPLVAITAPTSPSVIPVRTAPERPLTNVHVPRKRQLRKIRVNSTAPTSVTAPIPLEPYHPKLPPAGPLRTIEVRPLAVRSPQVKGGKRAHRRIH, from the coding sequence GTGAGTGCGCGCCAGACCCGCACGAGAGATCCCGAGCCTCATCCGGCCGAGACACGCGGCGATACCCTCATCACGGAACGCGCTCTCCAGCGCGTGGCCGCGGCGGCCACGGCGAGCGTACCCGGCACCGCGAAGTCCGGCGGCGGCTTCGACCGGATCACCGGGCTGAGCTATCCGCGCTTCGACTTTCAGATCGACCGTCTCTCGCGCGTTATCTCCGTCGAAGCAGCCATCGCCGTCACCTGGCCGGCCCCCGTGACTCGCGTCGCCGCGGCGGTGCGCAGCACTCTTGCTACCTGGATCGAGGACGTGACCGACTACTCGGTGCGCTCGGTGAACGTGGTAGTTGGAAACGTGGTCGATGGACCGCGCAGGGTCAGCGCCGAACAAGTTGCTGCCGCCCCCCTCCATCCGCTGCTGCGCCCCGTTCATGCCCCGGATCGACTCAACGTGGAAGCCCCGCGGCGCGTCGCTCAGTCGGCGGCTTTATCGACGCAGCGCTCGGTGGCTATCCACGTCGCGGCCGAAACGGACCTCCGCCCCGTCAAGACGAGCCGAAGCCCGCGTACCCGCGAGATCCACGTCGCACCCGACCAGCCCTTGCGCACAGTGGAGGTAGCACCCGAGCGGCCGCTAAGAAGCGTCAGCACCGCACCTGAGGCCCCGCTTGACCACGTCCGCGTCGCGCCCGAGCTGCCTTTGTCCAAGGTGCGCGTCGCCCCGGAGCGCCCGCTCGTCGCGATCACTGCGCCCACCTCACCTAGCGTGATTCCCGTGCGCACCGCGCCCGAGCGCCCCCTCACCAACGTCCACGTGCCCCGTAAGCGGCAGCTGCGCAAGATTAGGGTCAACTCCACTGCGCCGACGAGCGTCACTGCTCCAATCCCCCTGGAGCCCTACCACCCCAAGCTGCCGCCGGCCGGGCCGCTGCGCACCATCGAGGTACGCCCCCTGGCCGTCCGCTCGCCGCAAGTGAAGGGAGGAAAACGTGCACACCGACGCATCCACTAA
- a CDS encoding efflux RND transporter periplasmic adaptor subunit: MSKKLPSLKKRTWIIIAILVVLVVIVGGCYAVAFSGKREIPASDVAQVTRQDMESRVAVTGTVEPRDVTNVTTRLPGIINRVHVRAGDPVQEGQVIAEVDTTELERQLSAARTDLANAEQAGANQVQLAQSQASGEEAGQDQQAALASAQASAAASKQSLRNQITNLQNDIYSATLRAPRDGVVVGVGAREGAPAGGPVAVIGDPAQLVLRATVNEADAGKVKNGNEVTFNTPSTGDREFKGTVTHVSSVAGGEASADPGAAAAAAGGSAKPVFSVEIEVNGDTEGLKIGSSARARIRVAHEEQTLVMPREAIYETATGKPSVLVLRPANNEASAENDTAPQADKKADDAKAPLSGDFIVEEQQVTAGLVTDFQVEVTKGIKEGDRVITKASEYHDAVGQLVGIADRVSQASVQSAAGAKG; encoded by the coding sequence GTGAGTAAAAAACTGCCTTCGCTCAAGAAGCGAACCTGGATCATCATTGCGATCCTCGTAGTGCTGGTGGTCATCGTCGGCGGCTGCTATGCCGTGGCGTTTTCCGGCAAACGGGAGATCCCCGCTTCCGATGTCGCTCAGGTGACCCGCCAAGACATGGAGTCTCGGGTCGCGGTCACCGGCACCGTGGAGCCGCGTGACGTTACCAACGTGACGACCCGCCTGCCCGGGATCATCAACCGGGTACACGTGCGTGCCGGCGACCCGGTCCAGGAAGGGCAGGTGATCGCCGAGGTGGACACGACTGAGCTGGAGCGCCAGCTCAGTGCCGCGCGGACTGATCTTGCGAACGCCGAGCAGGCCGGGGCGAACCAGGTGCAGCTTGCGCAGTCGCAGGCGTCCGGTGAGGAGGCAGGCCAGGACCAGCAAGCCGCGCTGGCTAGCGCGCAGGCGAGCGCAGCGGCCAGCAAGCAGAGCTTGCGCAACCAGATTACGAATCTGCAGAACGATATCTACTCCGCTACGCTGCGCGCCCCCCGCGACGGCGTCGTGGTGGGCGTGGGAGCCCGCGAGGGCGCCCCGGCCGGCGGCCCGGTTGCCGTCATCGGCGATCCGGCGCAGCTGGTGCTGCGCGCGACGGTCAACGAGGCCGATGCCGGCAAGGTGAAGAATGGCAACGAGGTCACGTTCAACACGCCGTCGACCGGGGACCGCGAGTTCAAGGGTACGGTGACCCACGTATCCTCCGTCGCCGGCGGCGAGGCGTCTGCGGATCCCGGGGCGGCGGCTGCTGCCGCTGGAGGCTCCGCCAAGCCTGTGTTCAGCGTTGAAATTGAGGTCAACGGAGACACCGAGGGGCTAAAGATCGGCTCCTCGGCTCGTGCCCGCATTCGCGTCGCCCACGAGGAGCAGACCCTCGTGATGCCTCGGGAGGCGATTTATGAGACCGCGACGGGCAAGCCGTCCGTCTTGGTGCTGCGCCCCGCGAATAACGAGGCCTCGGCCGAGAACGACACCGCGCCGCAAGCCGATAAGAAGGCAGACGACGCCAAGGCGCCCTTGTCCGGGGACTTCATCGTCGAAGAACAGCAGGTTACCGCGGGCCTGGTCACCGACTTCCAGGTCGAGGTGACCAAGGGTATTAAGGAGGGCGACCGGGTCATCACGAAGGCGAGCGAGTATCACGACGCCGTGGGGCAGCTCGTCGGCATCGCTGACCGCGTTTCCCAGGCCTCGGTCCAGTCTGCCGCGGGCGCGAAAGGCTAG
- the rplD gene encoding 50S ribosomal protein L4, whose translation MTNLTLDVLTAEGGTNGQVELPAEIFDRKASIELMHQVVNGQLAAKRQGTHSTKTRGEVRGGGRKPYRQKGTGRARQGSIRAPQFTGGGVVHGPKPRDYSQRTPKKMKAAALKGALSNRAAGDRIHVIDELVPGQKPSTKAARAFIERITQRRNVLLVIEREDLNARRSANNLPDVHILIPDQLNTYDVLKSDDVVFSVSALNTFINRVTGADKEEAK comes from the coding sequence ATGACCAATCTCACTTTGGATGTCCTCACCGCTGAGGGGGGCACGAACGGCCAGGTAGAGCTGCCGGCGGAGATCTTCGACCGGAAGGCCTCCATCGAGCTCATGCACCAGGTCGTCAACGGCCAGCTCGCCGCCAAGCGGCAGGGTACGCACTCCACCAAGACCCGCGGCGAGGTTCGCGGCGGTGGCCGCAAGCCCTACCGGCAGAAGGGCACGGGCCGCGCCCGCCAGGGCTCGATCCGCGCCCCGCAGTTCACCGGCGGCGGCGTCGTCCACGGCCCGAAGCCGCGCGACTACTCGCAGCGGACCCCGAAGAAGATGAAGGCTGCGGCCCTCAAGGGCGCGCTGTCTAACCGCGCCGCGGGCGATCGGATCCACGTGATCGACGAGCTGGTGCCCGGCCAGAAGCCGTCCACCAAGGCTGCTCGCGCCTTCATCGAGCGCATCACCCAGCGTCGCAACGTGTTGCTGGTTATCGAGCGCGAGGACCTCAACGCGCGCCGCAGCGCTAACAACCTGCCCGATGTGCACATCCTCATCCCGGACCAGCTCAACACGTATGACGTGCTGAAGTCCGACGATGTTGTGTTCTCGGTGTCGGCGCTCAACACCTTCATCAACCGTGTCACCGGCGCGGACAAGGAGGAGGCCAAGTAA
- the rpsJ gene encoding 30S ribosomal protein S10, whose amino-acid sequence MAGQKIRIRLKAYDHEAIDASARKIVETVTRTGARVVGPVPLPTEKNVYAVIRSPHKYKDSREHFEMRTHKRLIDILDPTPKTVDALMRIDLPASVDVNIQ is encoded by the coding sequence GTGGCGGGACAGAAGATCCGCATTCGGCTCAAGGCCTATGATCACGAGGCGATCGACGCATCTGCGCGCAAGATCGTCGAGACCGTGACCCGAACCGGCGCACGCGTCGTCGGGCCTGTGCCACTGCCCACCGAAAAGAACGTGTACGCCGTTATTCGTTCTCCCCACAAGTACAAGGACTCTCGCGAGCACTTCGAGATGCGCACCCATAAGCGCCTCATCGACATCCTCGACCCGACGCCGAAGACGGTCGACGCGCTCATGCGCATCGATCTTCCGGCCAGTGTCGACGTGAACATCCAGTGA
- the rplW gene encoding 50S ribosomal protein L23, which yields MAKIANPRDIIIAPVVSEKSYGLMEQGTYTFFVARDAHKIQIRQAVEQIFGVKVASVNTVNREGKLKRSRTGFGRRKATKRAYVTLRDGSDSIDIFGGATA from the coding sequence ATGGCAAAGATTGCTAACCCCCGCGACATCATCATCGCGCCCGTCGTCTCCGAGAAGTCTTACGGCCTGATGGAGCAGGGCACCTACACCTTCTTCGTGGCCCGTGACGCCCACAAGATCCAGATCCGCCAGGCGGTGGAGCAGATCTTCGGCGTCAAGGTGGCTTCGGTGAATACCGTCAACCGTGAAGGCAAGCTGAAGCGCTCGCGCACCGGTTTCGGTCGGCGCAAGGCCACGAAGCGCGCGTACGTTACCCTCCGAGACGGCAGCGACTCCATCGACATCTTCGGCGGCGCGACCGCTTAA
- the rpsC gene encoding 30S ribosomal protein S3 — protein MGQKIHPHGFRLGITSDWKTHWYADKKDYKDYVAEDIKIREFLSHGLERAGIADVVIERTRERVRVDIHTARPGIVIGRRGSEADRIRRELEKLTGKQVALNILEVKNIDANAALVAQNIADQLANRVAFRRAMRKAIQSAMRQPQVKGIKIQCSGRLGGAEMSRTERYHEGRVPLHTLRAEIDYGLREAHTTFGRIGVKVWIYKGDVVGGRRESDLAAPSDRRGRGRGSRPRRGGQRRPRAEKKQEG, from the coding sequence GTGGGCCAGAAGATTCACCCCCACGGCTTCCGGCTGGGTATCACTTCCGACTGGAAGACCCACTGGTACGCCGACAAGAAAGACTACAAAGACTACGTCGCCGAGGACATCAAGATCCGCGAGTTCCTGTCCCACGGGCTGGAGCGCGCCGGTATTGCCGACGTCGTGATTGAGCGGACCCGCGAGCGCGTGCGGGTGGACATCCACACCGCGCGTCCGGGCATCGTCATTGGCCGCCGCGGCTCTGAGGCTGACCGCATCCGTCGCGAGTTGGAGAAACTGACCGGCAAGCAGGTTGCGCTGAACATCCTCGAGGTCAAGAACATCGACGCCAACGCCGCCCTGGTCGCGCAGAACATTGCCGATCAGCTGGCCAACCGCGTCGCGTTCCGCCGGGCCATGCGCAAGGCGATCCAGTCGGCCATGCGTCAGCCGCAGGTCAAGGGCATTAAAATTCAGTGCTCCGGCCGTCTGGGCGGGGCTGAGATGTCGCGCACCGAGCGGTACCATGAGGGACGCGTGCCGCTGCACACTCTGCGCGCCGAGATCGACTACGGCCTGCGCGAGGCCCACACGACCTTCGGGCGCATTGGCGTCAAGGTGTGGATCTACAAGGGTGACGTCGTCGGTGGGCGCCGCGAGAGCGATCTGGCCGCGCCGTCTGATCGTCGCGGCCGTGGCCGCGGCTCCCGTCCGCGCCGCGGCGGCCAGCGCCGTCCGCGCGCCGAAAAGAAGCAGGAGGGCTAA
- a CDS encoding Asp23/Gls24 family envelope stress response protein: MAEQNKNQPQKKNDQQDNAPTVAKNQDANHTEHGQTVIEDVVVGKIAGVAAREVSGVHALGGGGARTVGAIREAFGASENVQQGVSVEVGETQAAVDLSIVAEYGVAIHELAEAIRRNIIRAIERMTGLEVTEVNVHVTDVHLPDQDDNEDEQYELSAGDKEQAAPRVQ, translated from the coding sequence ATGGCCGAGCAGAACAAAAACCAGCCCCAGAAGAAGAACGACCAGCAGGACAACGCCCCCACCGTTGCCAAGAACCAGGACGCCAACCACACCGAGCACGGCCAGACCGTGATCGAAGACGTCGTCGTAGGCAAGATCGCCGGCGTCGCCGCCCGCGAGGTCTCGGGCGTCCACGCGCTCGGCGGCGGCGGCGCTCGCACCGTCGGCGCCATCCGCGAGGCTTTCGGCGCTTCTGAGAACGTCCAGCAGGGCGTCTCTGTCGAGGTGGGCGAGACCCAGGCCGCCGTCGACCTGTCGATCGTCGCGGAATACGGCGTGGCTATCCACGAGCTCGCCGAGGCGATCCGTCGCAACATCATCCGCGCGATCGAGCGGATGACCGGTCTCGAGGTGACCGAAGTCAACGTCCACGTCACCGACGTTCATCTGCCGGACCAAGACGATAACGAGGACGAGCAGTACGAGTTGAGCGCAGGCGACAAGGAGCAGGCCGCCCCGCGCGTCCAGTAG
- the rpmC gene encoding 50S ribosomal protein L29 produces the protein MATGTPAHEFRALTGSELTERLSEAKEELFNLRFQAATGQLTNNRRLRTVKRDIARIYTVIRERELGLSEVPGDKEA, from the coding sequence ATGGCTACCGGTACCCCCGCCCATGAGTTCCGGGCCCTCACCGGTTCGGAGCTGACCGAGCGCCTGTCCGAGGCTAAGGAAGAGCTGTTCAACCTGCGCTTCCAGGCCGCGACCGGCCAGCTGACCAACAACCGCCGTCTGCGTACCGTCAAGCGTGACATCGCCCGCATCTACACGGTTATCCGTGAGCGTGAGCTGGGCCTGTCCGAGGTGCCGGGTGACAAGGAGGCTTAA